The stretch of DNA TCCATCGTCGCCTCGGAGACCTTCGGGTTCGGGTCCTCGAGCAAGGCCTTGATCACGTCGGTGCCGTTGGCTTCGAGCAGGCCGTCGGCGACCTCGGCGGAGGCCATGCGGCGCATCGCGACGGCCAGCTGGTGCTGCAGCGTTCGGTGAACAACGATCTCGATCAGCTCGGGATCCTTCAGCACCTCGGTCTTCATCAGGGCCGGCCGGACCAGCTCGGTCTCTTCGTTGGCCAGGTGGAGCAGAAGCTCCTGCGGCGCGTCGGACCGCTCGGCCAGCTGCGCCGCCAGATCGCGGCGCACGGCCGTCTCGACCTCGCGCAGCAGCTTGCCGAGAATGTCCGACATCAGGGCGCGCTCGCGTTCGGTCAGAACCTCCGGCCGTTCGCCGAAGAGGTCGGCGACCGTCGAGAGTAGAGCGCGCCGGCTGGCCGAGGAGATCTCCTGGGCCAGCCTCAACAGCTCCTTTTGATCCGACTCCGGATCGACCATCGGGCGACGTTCCTGCACTGCGCACCCGACGGGAAGCCTATGTCGTGCGTGGCCCCGCCTTCATCTGCCGCTCGGAGACGTGATGTTGCCGATCTCCGAAAGAAGGGGGGCCTGGCCCACCCGTGCCTCTTGGATGCAGAATAATTCCGCAAGTTTATGGTTAACGTTTCATAAACGACTTTGACAAAGTTATTCTTACCACTGGAACTAATCCATCGCACCCACAAATTGGATTTGCGAAGACAAGAATAGCCTTGCATTTCTGCTGGGATTCTTTGGCACCTATTCCTACGACCCACCGGCGCGGCTGCGCCAGGGTCCGGGGCGTTCTGGGAAGACACCACAACACGCCGGGAATGTGGCCGATTTGCGGATGCGTCTTGCACCAGGCCTTTGCGAACGTCTTTCCCGCCCGACCCCGAGTCTCCGAAGGACAGGTCTCCGGATGAGGTAAGGCAGACACAGGTTAGTACGGAAGGGTCGGGCTGCAAAGCGTGCCGGCCTGGCGGCGGCTTGCCGAGCGTCGCGACCTTGGTCCAGAGTAAGGCCATGACAGAGTCCAAAAGCCTGCCGGAGCCCGGTGAGCGGGGCGGCGCCGGCTTCGAACGCCGGGTGCCGCCCGGCGACGACCACGAACGCCTGGTCTGCCGCGATTGCGGCTTCATCGCCTACGAGAATCCCAAGGTCGTGGTCGGCGCGGTGATCAGCCGCGGCGACCGGATCCTGCTGTGCCGGCGCGCGATCGAGCCGCGCAAGGGCCTCTGGACCCTCCCGGCGGGTTACCTCGAGCTCGGCGAATCGGCGGACGAGGGGGCCCGGCGCGAGGCCTGGGAGGAAGCCCGCGCCGAGATCGAGATCGATCAGCTGCTCGCCGTCTACGCGATCCGTCGGATCAGCCAGATCCAGCTGATCTACCGGGCCCGTCTGGTCTCGGACGCGATCGCCGCCGGTCCGGAATCCGAGGAGGTCGGTCTCTTCGACTGGGAGGAGATCCCCTGGCAGGAGATTGCCTTTCCCAGCGTCCACTGGGCGCTTCGGGATCATCACCGCCTGCGCGACGCCACCGCCTTCCCGCCGCGGAGCAACCCCGCGGAGGCGGGCGGCGCCGATCTCCTGTGAGGCAGGCGGTTTAGTCCTCGGCGCGCACGACGTTGATCAGCACCCAGATCATGACCACGCCGATCACCATGAGGATCATCAGGTTGGCGCCGAAGTGTTCCTGCGCCTGGGCGTCGGCCATCATGTCGAGGGCCATGGTGAAGAAGACTCCGACGTTGAGGGCCAGCAGGGCGGTGATGAACCGCTCCCGGGCCAGCCGCCTGACAACGCGGCGGCCGAAGGACGTCTCGTCGGGTTGCACGCTGTCGTCGGCCACGGTCGCGGGTCTCCCGCCCCCTCGCGGGAGGCACTGTTTTGGCGACCGGGATCCTAGGCCCTCAAGCTTACCGAAAGCCTAAACGGGCTCGCCGCCCGGCGCCGCCCGGGCTTCGCCGTGGAAGGGTTTTGGTAATCTTGCCGGTGTATTCAGGATTCCCCTTCCCAGGCGACTTGGCCGAGGGAGCAAACGGTGGCGGAGCGATGAGCGAGAACGAACTGACCGTGATCGGCGATTGGCCGGAGCTCTCCGGGCAGGTACTGGACCAAGTTCTTTGCCAGGAGTTCTGGTGCGAAGGCAAGCTTGAGGAGCCGGCCTACGCGGTCGGCCTCGTGGTCGCCGGCGAGGCCTATCGCCTGAGGTTGAACGCCGGGACCATCTTCCTGCGCAAGGGCGAGCGCCTCGACGCGCTGCCCAACCAGCCCGACGGCATGATCCAGTACAAGGTCGTCGACCTCAGCGAGAACGAGGGCCTCGGCGGCGCGACCATCACCGGCTTCGAGAAGCGCGCCCTGCCCAGCGGCACCGAGGTTGCGATCACCTTCGACGACGGCCGACGGCTCGCCTTCGTCAACCAGGACGAAGTCACCTCCTACCAGCTCTCCTGAGGCCCGGATCTAGAACCCGCCGGTCTCCAGCAGGACCGCGCCGGCCGCGACCACCGCGGCGGCGGCGATTCGCTTGCGGCCGAAGGGCTCGCGCAGCAGGCGCGTGCCGATGAGCGCGGCGATCACCACCGAGGTCTCGCGCAGCGCCACGACGTGCGCCATGGGCGCCACGCTCATCGCCCAGATGACGATGCCGTAGGCCAGGCCGGACAGCAGGCTGCCGATGGCTCCGGCCTTGAGGTGCGGCTTGAAGGCCGCGACCACCCGCCCGCGCCGGCGCCACACAGCGAAGGCGGTCAGCGGCACCGCCTCCAGCGCGAAGAGCCAGAGAATATAGGACAGGGCGTGGCCGGACTCGCGCACCCCCAGGCCGTCGACCAGGCTGTAGCTGGCGATGGTCGCTCCGGTGAGGAGCGCGAAGCCGATGGCCTTGGCCTCGCGGCCGTCGCCCTGCCCGCTGGCCCGCCGCAACTGCGCCGGCAGGCCGGTCAGCGAGACGATGCCCAGCGAGACCGTGAAGACCCCCAGAAGCTCGGCCGCGCTCAGCGCCTCTCCAGCCAGGACCCAGGCGCCCAGGGCGACCAGCGCCGGCGCCGAGCCGCGGGCGATGGGATAGACCTGCGACAGGTCGCCGTGGCGATAGGCGCCGATCACCCCGGCGTAGTAGAGGAAGTGGATCGCTGCCGAGAGCCCGAGGTAGGGCCAGCTCGCCGGCGCCGGCAGCGGCAGGAAGAACAGCAGCGGCATGGCCAGGTAGCCGTGGACGCAGATCACGAGGGTCTGCATGACCAGCTTGTCCTCGCCCGCCTTGACCAGGGCGTTCCAGCTGGCGTGCAGCACCGCCGCCAGCAGGACCAGCAAGAGGACTCCTGCTTCCATCACCATCAAGAGGCGCTTTCTCGAAACCGGGCGGCGCAGCGCGCCCGTCTCAAATCGGTAACCAAAGGCCCGCGGATTAGAGCGGCTTGCCGGGGCCGCGTCCACCGCCACGCGCGCTGGGTTGTCCTGCTTCCGCTGCAGACCTGCCGTCCCGGCCTGCAGCAGCCGTAGAGGGAATCGAAAGCTCTCTCTGGCAGGCTGCCGGGTTCTTCGTCGCCTTGGCGGACCGGCGGCGGCGGATACTGGAGGGCGAAGGACATGTCGGTAATGGATGGGCTGTCGGGCCGTGGCGGCGCCGAGGCGCCGGCGGCGGACTCACCCTTCGATGCCTTCTGGCAATGGTTCCGGTCGGCGGAGGCGCGCCTGCGTGAAGCCCACGGCGGCGGAACGGCCAAGCTCGAAGCCGCGGTCAACGAGATCGGCGACCGCCTGCGCCGGGTCCATCCCGAGCTCTGCTTCGAATACGGCCAGGCCGACGACGGGGTCTACGAGCTGATCCTCTCGGCCGGCGGCATCCGCAGCCTCTTCCCCGCCGTCGCCGCCCTCAGGCAGGCCGCGCCCGAGGTGCCGGGCTGGCGGATCGTCGCCTTCCGGCCGCGCAAGGCTGCCTGCGCCCGGGTCCAGCTCGGCGAGGCCGTGCTCGAGCCCGAGGGCCTCTGGTACCGCCTCATGCCGGACACCGACCACGCCGACCTCGACCTCTTCGTCGCCGGCCTGACACCGGAGACCCTGGAAGGCCTCGGTGGCGCCGCCTTCCTGATGCTCGACGCGGCGCTCGGCGAATACGACGTCGCCACCCGAATCGGCGCCATCGACTTCGACGCCCTGCCCGAAGACCCGGCCGGCCTCGACCTCAAGCCAATCGGGGCCCTCCGCGCCGACTTCGACGCCCTCTTCCCGCAGACCAAGCAGTAGCTCGCACTGCCGGATCTCGCCGGCCCGCGGCGGTCCTGCTAGGGTCTGGCGATCGGACCTTGACGGTGAGCGGCCGAGACAGATGAACGTCCTCCGCGCCATCCATCCCTACAAGCACGAAGGCCTCTGGGTCTTCGACGACGAGGCGGTCGGGCTCGACAAGGAGCCCTTCGTCTCCGGCGCCGACGAGGTCATCGACGCCATGGTCGCCGGCATTCCCGAGGCTGCGGCCGGTTTCACGCTGATCTTCTCGGACCGGCCCTTCCCGGGCCACCAGGCGGTCTTCGAGCGCCGCCGCGAGGAGTTCGGCGGCTGGTGGTACCACAGCGCCGCCCTCGACAAGGAAGGCTGGCTCTGCCCGGCCCTCTTCAAGTACTTCGAGGCCGCCCCGGAAAAGCTCTACGCCCAGTTCAAGGCGAAGGCGGGTTAATCGTCTCAGCCCTCCAGCCCTACCAGCGCCCGGGCGAAATCGCGGGCGTCGAAGGGGCGGAGGTCGTCGATGCCTTCGCCGACGCCGACCGCGTGGACCGGCAGGCCGAAGCGCTCGGCCAGGGCGACCAGGACGCCGCCGCGCGCCGAGCCGTCGAGCTTGGTGACCACCAGGCCTGAGATCTCGGCCAGCTCCTTGAAGGTCTCGACCTGGGCGTGGGCGTTCTGGCCGGTGGTGGCGTCCAGGACCAGAAGGCAGTCGTGGGGCGCGGTGGGGTCGAGCTTGCGGATCACCCGCACCACCTTCTCCAGCTCGGCCATCAGCTCACTGCGGTTGTGCAGGCGCCCGGCGGTGTCGATCAGCAGCAGGTCGTCGCCCTCGCGCCGGGCGGTCTCCAGGGCCTCGTAGGCCAGGCCGGCGGCGTCGGCCCCGGGGGCCTTGGCGACCACCGGGCAGTCGGTCCGCTCGCCCCAGATCTTGAGCTGCTCGATGGCCGCGGCGCGGAAGGTGTCGCCGGCGGCCAGGCGGACCTTCTTGCCCTCGCCCCGCCACTGGGCGGCCAGCTTGCCGATGGTCGTGGTCTTGCCGCTGCCGTTGACCCCGGTGACCAGCACCACGTGGGGCCGGTGGGCCGGGTCGGGGCGGAGCGGCTTGGCGACCGGCGCCAGCACGCCGGCGATGTCCTCGGCCAGGGCGCCGCGCACCTCCTCGGGCGCGACCTCCTTGTCGAAGCGGGTCTTGGCCAGGTTGGCGGTCAGGCGCGCCGCGGTCGTGACGCCGAGGTCGCTGGTGATCAGCAGCTCCTCCAGCGCCTCCAGGGCGTCGTCGTCGAGCTTGCGCTTGGTGAAGATGCCCGCGATGCCGTCGCCCAACTTGCCGGAGGAGCGGCTGAGCCCGGCGCGCAGGCGGCTGAGCCAGCCACCCTTTTTCTCCGTCGTCGTCTCGCTCACGCGCCGGCGCCGACCAGCCGGCCGTCCTCCACCGCGGTGAGGCGCAGGGTCTGGATCTCGCCGGGCGTACCGCCCTCCAGGGCGACCGGCGCGAAGTGTTCGCTGCGGCCGAAACCCAGCTTCTCGACCAGGACCTTCGCCGTCGTGCCGACCGTCATTTCCAGAAAGCGCGCGACCGCCTGCTCCCCCGCGGCGCGCAGCCGGGCGGCGCGCTCCTTGCGCAGCGGCTTGGCGACCGCCGGCATGCGCGCCGCCGGCGTCCCGGGGCGCTCCGAATAGGGGAAAACGTGCAAGTAGGTCAGGCCGCTCTCCGCGACGATGTCCAGGGTGTTTTGGAACATCGCCTCGGTCTCGGTCGGAAAACCGGCGATGATGTCGGCGCCGAAGACCACATCGGACCGCGCGGCCCTGGCCCGGCGGCAGGTCTCGATGACGTCGGCGCGCAGGTGGCGCCGCTTCATGCGCTTCAGGATCAGGTCGTCGCCCGACTGCAGGGAGAGGTGCAGGTGCGGCATGAAGCGCGGCTCCTCGGCCAGCAGGCGGAAGACCTCGTCGTCCAGCTCGACCGGGTCGACCGACGACAGGCGCAGGCGCGGCAGCTCCGGCACCTGGGCGAGCAGGCGGCGGACGGTCCGGCCCAGGCTGGGCCGGCCCGGCAGGTCCTTGCCGTAGTCGGTGACGTCGACCCCGGTCAGCACGACCTCGGCAACCCCGGCCTCGGCCAGGGCGCGGACCTGGGTCACGATCTCGCCCAGGGGGACCGAGCGGCTGGGGCCGCGGCCGAAGGGGATGATGCAGAAGGTGCAGCGATGGTCGCAGCCCTGCTGGACCTGGATGAAGGCCCGGGTCCTCGCCTCGAAGCCCTGGATCAGATGGGCCGCGGTCTCCCGCGCTTCCATGATGTCGTTGACCCGAACGCGGGCGGTATCGCCGGGCCGGAAGCTCTCGGCCCGCAGCTTCTCCTCGTTGCCCAGCACCTGGTCGACCTCGGCCATGGCGGCATAGGCCGCGGGGTCGATCTGCGCAGCGCAGCCGGTGACGATGATCCGGGCCTCGGGCCGTTGGCGCCGCGCCTTGCGGATCGCCTGGCGGCACTGCCGCTCGGCCTCCGCCGTCACCGCGCAGGTGTTGACGATCACCGCGTCGCCCAGCTCCGCCGCCCGGGCATGCCCCCGCATCACCTCGGACTCGTAGGCGTTCAGCCGGCAGCCGAAGGTCAGGATCTCGGTGTCCTGGCGGCGGGCAGTGGTCTTGGTCACGGCGGTCGTCATCTGCGGGTTATAAGGTGGCAATATCCGGCTGTCCACAAGGGCTGCCGGACTGGGAAGCGGGCTAGCGGACGGGTCGGGCGCGAGCGTGAGTCTGGCAGATCTCCAGCTCTTGGAATGGATGCTTTTCAGCGATCGACAGGCCCGTGCCTTCTGTGAGGCGATCGAGGCCAAGCTTCCGCTGCCCGTTACCTTCAAAGGTCTGCGATACAACCGCTATGCGCAGCGAAGGCTCCGGTTGGCCTGCTTCGAGTATGACGGCGCGGCCTTTTCGCTTCTGCCTGGCGGCGAGCTTCGCCTCGGTTTCGATCCCGATCACTTCACGCCGACTGCCGCGCAGGCGGAGTCCTATCTGGACTCGGCGGTGGAGCAGAAGATCGAAATGGATCTGCGCCGCTACCTCCGGAGCGTCACGACATCGCCGCGCCGGGTCACCCTGGCCCCCCTTCTGGTGGAGACCAGGCCCGGTGAGATCGGTCTCGAGCCGATCAGCCCGGATCGACCGGAAGTGCGTCCTCTGTTCGATCATTTTCCGGACGGCAACGGAGAGTTGCACGCCGATGACGTCGTTCTCCGGATCGAACGAAGAAAGGATGGGTCGATCTCGACTTGGCGCGTCGTCCTCCCACCTCACCGCCAGATTGTCTCCGACCTGGAAGCGCAGGGCTGCAGGCTGCTGACCTCAGACGAGTGGGAGTATGCCTGCGGCGCCGGCGCGAAGACCCTGTTCCGCTGGGGCGATTTCTTTCCCTGTGATCGCTATCCGACCGACAACACGCCGGCGGAACGGAGGCGGGCGACCATCTGGGCGCTGTCCGGCGGTACCGTCCCATTCAAGCCCGATGTGCCGGACTGGACTCTCCATATCGTTCCGAACCTTTTTGGTCTGGAGATTGCCCAGACCCCCTACGCCTGGGAGGCGGTCGCCGAAGAACAACTGGTCAGAGGTGGCGACGGCGGCGTCAACATCTGTGGGGGCGTGGGCTTCTTCATGGGTTGGCTGCCTCTGGCGAGCGCCTACTGCGACCCGAGAATCAAGGATTGGATCAAAGAGGGAATCCGTCCGAACTACCTCCGCCGGGTCATCCCTCTGGACCTTTAAACGAGGCGGGGTGATCTGCTAAGGCCCCAGCAGCTCTGCACCCAAGGTGCCGCTGAAGGCGGTGGTCGTCGGGCCGGTCATGAGGACGTGTCCGTCCTCGCGCCAGTCGATCTCCAGCTCGCCGCCGTCCAGCACCACGGCGGCGCGGCGTCCGGTCAGGCCGCGGCGGGCGGCGGCCACGACGGCGGCGCAGGCGCCGCTGCCGCAGGCCCGGGTGATGCCGACGCCGCGCTCCCAGACCCGGAAGCGCAGGCGCTCGGGGCCCAGCACCTGGGCGACGCCGATGTTGGCGCGCTCGGGGAAGAGCGGGTCGCGCTCCAGCTGCGGGCCGAGGGTCGAAAGGTCGACCGCCTCGGCGTCTTCGACGAAGAAGGTCGCGTGCGGGTTGCCGAGGCTGGTCGCGACCGGATCGTGGAGCGGCCCCAGGGCCAGGCCCAGGTGCAGGGTGTCGCGGGCCTCGGCCAGGGGGATCTCGGCCCAGGCCGTGCGCGCCGGGCCCATGTCGACGGCGACCCGATCGCCGCTCGCCGCCGTCGCCTGCAATATGCCGGCAACGGTCTCGATCGCGATCTCCTCGCGGCCGGTCTCGGCCATGACCAGGCGGGCGATGCAGCGCGTGCCGTTGCCGCAGGCCTCGGCCTCGCCGCCGTCGGCGTTGCGGATCCGCAGGAAGACCTCAGCCCGTCCGTTGGCCGGCGGTTCCAGGATCAGGAACTGGTCGCAGCCGACCCCGAGGCGCCGGTCGGAAATCCGCCGCCAGGCCTCGGTCGGCAGGTCGATGGGCGCAGTTCGCCCGTCGAGCACCACGAAGTCGTTGCCCAGGCCGTGCATCTTGATGAAAGCCAGCTCCGCCATGCCCGGGTTATAGGGTCCCGGCGGCCGGCGAGTCCACAGGCTTGCCGCGTCAGCGTGATGCCGCGCCTGCCCCGGACACCAGGGTTTGCGCCCTTCGCTCCGAAAGGTCAGCGAGCAAGTGTGAGCCCTTGTTGAAGCATGTCTAGCAGTTCGTCCGGCAACTCTGGATACAGGAAGTAGCGATACACCGGATCTGGTCCACTGATCTCCTCGACATGTCGGCCTTCCGGATCGAGGATCATCGAGCGCGGAACGTAGGTACCGTCAATAGCGCAGCGGCCGCTTATGCTCGGCTCAAATTCGCTGTCCACGATAATGAAGACCAGCCGCTGGGCCATCTCCTCCACCTGCTCGTCGAAAAACTGGGATCGATAGACCCTGCAGACGGGGCACCAGGTCGCGTGAACCAAGAGGAATATGGGTTTCCCGCTTCGGCGGGCTTCCTGCAGACCGTCCTAAAAGGTCTGCCAAGCAATGCCCTCGTCGTTGAAGCCGCTCGGTGTCGGCGGTGTATCAGCGTCAGCGGCGGACGGAGCTGTCAAAAGACCGGCGAGAACCACGAGCAGACGTGAAACCATGCTTGGCCACCAGATCGGATCTGTTTTCCCTCAGCGCGACTGCACTCCATCGTGATCGGGCTGAGCGCTCTTCGCAAGCGCCCGACAACCGCGCTTGGTTGCGCTTCAGTGGTCGGTGAAATCTCCCTGGCTGGAGACGTCAGGACCGAACGCGCGGGCCTGCTTGACCTGCGCGCACCGCCTGCCTAAGTTTCTGCCAACCAAGCGCCAGGGATCAAACCCAGGCGACCCCGCTTCCGGGGCGCTCCGCCAGTCCGCGAGTTTCGCGCACTGGCGCTAAGGGTGTTTGGGCTGACCGTTGCACCGAAGAACTGGGACCGGAAGATGTTCGACAGTCTGCAAGACCGCCTGGGCAAGGTTTTTCAGGGCCTAACCCGCCGCGCCTCGCTCTCCGAGAGCGACGTCACGGCGGCGCTGCGCGAGGTCCGCGTCGCGCTGCTCGAGGCCGACGTCGCCCTGCCGGTGGTCAAGGACTTCGTCGAGCGGGTCAAGGAACAGGCGGTCGGCCAGGAGGTCCTGCGCTCGGTCACGCCGGGCCAGATGGTCGTCAAGATCGTCAACGACCAGCTGGTCGAGATGCTCGGCAAGGAGGCGGAGCCGGTCAACCTGGCGGCGACCCCGCCGGTGCCGATCCTGCTGGTCGGCCTGCAGGGCTCGGGCAAGACCACCAGCTGCGCCAAGATCGCGCTGCGCCTCAGGGACCGGGAAAAGAAGAAGGTCCTGATGGCCTCGCTGGACGTCCGCCGCCCGGCGGCGCAGGAGCAGCTCAAGGTCCTGGGCGAGCAGGCCGCCATCGCAACCCTGCCGATCGTGCCGGGCGAGCCGCCGGTCGCCATCGCCAGGCGGGCGCTGCAGAGCGGCGCGCTCGAAGGCTACGACGTGGTCCTGCTCGACACCGCCGGCCGCCTGGCGATCGACGAGGAGCTCATGGCGGAGGTCGCGGCGGTGCGCGACGCCGCCAAGCCGGCCGAGACCCTGCTGGTCGCCGACGCCATGACCGGCCAGGACGCGGTCACCGTGGCCGAGAACTTCCACGCCAAGGTCGGCCTGACCGGCATCGTCCTGACCCGGGTCGACGGCGACGCCCGCGGCGGCGCGGCGCTCTCCATGCGCGCGGTCACCGGCTGCGCGATCAAGCTCCTGGGCACGGGCGAGAAGCTCGACGCCCTGGAGGCCTTCCACCCGGACCGCATCGCCGGGCGCATCCTCGGCATGGGCGACGTGGTCTCGCTGGTCGAGAAGGCCGCCGAGACCATCGAACAGGAAGACGCCGAGAAGCTGCTCAAGAAGATCGAGAAGGGCCGCTTTGACATGAACGACATGGCCCAGCAGATCCGCCAGATGACCAAGATGGGCGGGCTGCAGCAGATGCTCTCCATGCTGCCGGGCATCCCCAACGTCCAGGACCAGCTGAAGAAGGCCAACGTCGACGAGAAGATGCTGACCCGCCAGCTGGCGATGATTGACTCCATGACCGCGGAGGAGCGGCGCCGGCCGGAGATCATCAAGGCCTCGCGCCGCCAGCGCATCGCCCGTGGCTCGGGGACCACGGTGCAGGACGTCAACAAGCTGCTGAAGCAGCACCTCCAGGCCTCGAAGATGATGAAGAAGGTCAAGAAGCTCGGCAAGAAAGGCCTCGCCCGCGGCGGCATGCAGGGCATGCTGCCGCCCGGCATGGGCGGCCCCGGGGGCGGTCCCGGCGGCTTTCCGCGCTAGGGAAACGAAACGATGCTGAGCCACGTCACCTTCGGGACCAACGACATCGCCCGCGCCGGCGCCTTCTACAACGAGGTGCTGGGCCTGCTCGGCATCGTCCGCCAGGCCTCCTACAAGGCGGCGCTGGGCTACGCGCGCAGGCGCGACGGCGCGCCCTGGATCTGGCTGATGCGGCCCTTCGACCGGCTGCCGGCGACCTGGGGCAACGGCAGCCACCTGGCGCTGATGGCCGAGAGCCGCGAGCAGGTCGACCTCTTCCACGCCGCAGCCCTGGCCAAGGGCGGTAAGGACGAAGGCGCGCCGGGCCTGCGCGAGCACTACGCGCCGGACTACTACGCCGCCTACGTCCGCGATCCGGACGGCAACAAGCTGCAGGCCGTCAACTACGGCGAGGGCCGGGTCATGGCCAAGGGCCAGGGCGCGATCTCCCACGTCACCCTGGGCAGCAACGACCTCGATCGGGCGCGCGCCTTCTACGACGCCCTGCTCGCGACCCTGGGCATCGAGAAACTCTACGACGAGCCCGAGGGCAGCGCCTACTGCCGGCCGGAGACCCAGAAGCCGGCCTTCTCGATCCGCCGGCCCTTCGACGGCCGGCCGGCGACCTGGGGCAACGGCACCCACGTGGCCTTCCTGGCGAGGAGCCGGGCCCTGGTCGACGGCTTCCACGCCACGGCGCTCAAGCTGGGCGGTGCCGACGAGGGCGCGCCCGGCCCCCGCCCCCACTACGGCCCGAGCTATTACGGCGCCTACGTCCGCGACCTGGACGGCAACAAGCTGCAGGCCGTCTGCTACGCGCCGGATTGACCCTTCACCGATCATCGACGAACACGAGACCCGAGAAAGGAAGACCTGGAAATGTCCCTCAAGATCCGTCTGTCCCGCGGCGGCGCCAAGAAGCGGCCCTTCTACCGCATCGTCGTCACCGACTCCCGCAACCCCCGCGACGGCCGCTTCATCGAGCGGCTGGGCCACTACAACCCCATGGTCGCCAAGGACAATCCGGAGCGCGTCCGCCTGGACGAGGACAAGATCAAGGAATGGCTGTCCAAGGGCGCCAAGCCCAGCGACCGGGTCGCCCGCTTCCTGGGCGAGGCCAACATCATCGAGCTGCCCAAGCGGCGCGAGCAGACCAAGAAGAGCCAGCCCAAGGCCAAGGCGCAGGAGCGCCTGAAGGCGGCCCAGGAGGCGGCGGAAGCGGCCGCCGCGGAGGCCGAGGCTCCAGCTGAGCCGGCGGAAGAGGTCCCCGCCGAGGCGCCCGCGGCCGAAGGCGGCGAGGAGGCCAAGGCCGAAGCCTGAGACACGAAGCAGTCCAAAATGGCTGGCATCGTAGGTCCCCCCACCCTTCCCCTCCCCCACAAGGGGGGAGGGAACGCGGATGCGGGCGTCGTTGTCCCGCCGATCAAGCTATATGTGGCCTATGTCTCGGAGTGGCGAGCCTGATTTCCCTCCCCCCTTGTGGGGGAGGGTCAGGGAGGGGGGCACGCGAAGCGTTCTTCTCCCCCTGCGCAGGCCATCGTGACCGGCGATCCAAAATCGGGCCGGGTCTGCCTCGGGGTGATCGCCGGGGCGCATGGGGTGCGCGGCCTGGTGAAGATCAAGAGCTTCACCGAGGCGCCGGAGGACGTCGCGGCCTATGGCCCGCTGTCCGACGAGACCGGGAAGAGGCGCTTCGTGGTCAAGGTCAAGGGCCGGGTCAAGGGCCTGGTCCTGGCCGAGCTCGAGGGGGTCCAGGACCGTGAGCAAGCCCAGGCCCTTCACGGCTTGCAGCTCTACGTCGCGCGCGCCGCCCTGCCCCGGCTCGAGGAGGCGGAGACCTTCTACCAGACCGACCTGATCGGCCTGGCGGCGGAGGACCCGCAGGGCCGTCCGCTGGGCGAGGTGGTCGCGGTGCCGAACTTCGGCGCCGGCGACCTGCTCGAGGTCCTGGATCCGGAGCGGGTTTCGCAGTTCTACCCTTTCACACGTGACGTCGTCCCCGAGGTCGACCTCGCCGCCGGCCGGGTGGTGATCCGGCCGCCGGCGGAGATCACCGTGCCGCCCGAGCCGGACCGGGAAGCGGACGAAGGCGGCTGAGGCGGCGCAAGGCAGCGTCGCGGTCACGAAGAATAGGCCCCCGCCGCCGGGAGGCAGCGGCAGGGGCCCGCGCCGGCGCGCTCCGAGGGGGTCAGTGCTGCGCCGGCAGCTCGATCGGGCTCTGGCCCTTCGCGTGCGGGATCGCCGCGCTCCCCGTGTTTCCGGCAAGCGAGGCCATGGCCAGGAAGGCCAGGGCGCAGGCGGCGAAGATC from Kiloniellales bacterium encodes:
- a CDS encoding EamA family transporter — encoded protein: MVMEAGVLLLVLLAAVLHASWNALVKAGEDKLVMQTLVICVHGYLAMPLLFFLPLPAPASWPYLGLSAAIHFLYYAGVIGAYRHGDLSQVYPIARGSAPALVALGAWVLAGEALSAAELLGVFTVSLGIVSLTGLPAQLRRASGQGDGREAKAIGFALLTGATIASYSLVDGLGVRESGHALSYILWLFALEAVPLTAFAVWRRRGRVVAAFKPHLKAGAIGSLLSGLAYGIVIWAMSVAPMAHVVALRETSVVIAALIGTRLLREPFGRKRIAAAAVVAAGAVLLETGGF
- the ffh gene encoding signal recognition particle protein — encoded protein: MFDSLQDRLGKVFQGLTRRASLSESDVTAALREVRVALLEADVALPVVKDFVERVKEQAVGQEVLRSVTPGQMVVKIVNDQLVEMLGKEAEPVNLAATPPVPILLVGLQGSGKTTSCAKIALRLRDREKKKVLMASLDVRRPAAQEQLKVLGEQAAIATLPIVPGEPPVAIARRALQSGALEGYDVVLLDTAGRLAIDEELMAEVAAVRDAAKPAETLLVADAMTGQDAVTVAENFHAKVGLTGIVLTRVDGDARGGAALSMRAVTGCAIKLLGTGEKLDALEAFHPDRIAGRILGMGDVVSLVEKAAETIEQEDAEKLLKKIEKGRFDMNDMAQQIRQMTKMGGLQQMLSMLPGIPNVQDQLKKANVDEKMLTRQLAMIDSMTAEERRRPEIIKASRRQRIARGSGTTVQDVNKLLKQHLQASKMMKKVKKLGKKGLARGGMQGMLPPGMGGPGGGPGGFPR
- a CDS encoding thioredoxin family protein — protein: MQEARRSGKPIFLLVHATWCPVCRVYRSQFFDEQVEEMAQRLVFIIVDSEFEPSISGRCAIDGTYVPRSMILDPEGRHVEEISGPDPVYRYFLYPELPDELLDMLQQGLTLAR
- the mtaB gene encoding tRNA (N(6)-L-threonylcarbamoyladenosine(37)-C(2))-methylthiotransferase MtaB, with the protein product MTKTTARRQDTEILTFGCRLNAYESEVMRGHARAAELGDAVIVNTCAVTAEAERQCRQAIRKARRQRPEARIIVTGCAAQIDPAAYAAMAEVDQVLGNEEKLRAESFRPGDTARVRVNDIMEARETAAHLIQGFEARTRAFIQVQQGCDHRCTFCIIPFGRGPSRSVPLGEIVTQVRALAEAGVAEVVLTGVDVTDYGKDLPGRPSLGRTVRRLLAQVPELPRLRLSSVDPVELDDEVFRLLAEEPRFMPHLHLSLQSGDDLILKRMKRRHLRADVIETCRRARAARSDVVFGADIIAGFPTETEAMFQNTLDIVAESGLTYLHVFPYSERPGTPAARMPAVAKPLRKERAARLRAAGEQAVARFLEMTVGTTAKVLVEKLGFGRSEHFAPVALEGGTPGEIQTLRLTAVEDGRLVGAGA
- the ftsY gene encoding signal recognition particle-docking protein FtsY; amino-acid sequence: MSETTTEKKGGWLSRLRAGLSRSSGKLGDGIAGIFTKRKLDDDALEALEELLITSDLGVTTAARLTANLAKTRFDKEVAPEEVRGALAEDIAGVLAPVAKPLRPDPAHRPHVVLVTGVNGSGKTTTIGKLAAQWRGEGKKVRLAAGDTFRAAAIEQLKIWGERTDCPVVAKAPGADAAGLAYEALETARREGDDLLLIDTAGRLHNRSELMAELEKVVRVIRKLDPTAPHDCLLVLDATTGQNAHAQVETFKELAEISGLVVTKLDGSARGGVLVALAERFGLPVHAVGVGEGIDDLRPFDARDFARALVGLEG
- the dapF gene encoding diaminopimelate epimerase, which encodes MAELAFIKMHGLGNDFVVLDGRTAPIDLPTEAWRRISDRRLGVGCDQFLILEPPANGRAEVFLRIRNADGGEAEACGNGTRCIARLVMAETGREEIAIETVAGILQATAASGDRVAVDMGPARTAWAEIPLAEARDTLHLGLALGPLHDPVATSLGNPHATFFVEDAEAVDLSTLGPQLERDPLFPERANIGVAQVLGPERLRFRVWERGVGITRACGSGACAAVVAAARRGLTGRRAAVVLDGGELEIDWREDGHVLMTGPTTTAFSGTLGAELLGP
- a CDS encoding NUDIX hydrolase, with protein sequence MTESKSLPEPGERGGAGFERRVPPGDDHERLVCRDCGFIAYENPKVVVGAVISRGDRILLCRRAIEPRKGLWTLPAGYLELGESADEGARREAWEEARAEIEIDQLLAVYAIRRISQIQLIYRARLVSDAIAAGPESEEVGLFDWEEIPWQEIAFPSVHWALRDHHRLRDATAFPPRSNPAEAGGADLL